The following coding sequences lie in one Hippopotamus amphibius kiboko isolate mHipAmp2 chromosome 17, mHipAmp2.hap2, whole genome shotgun sequence genomic window:
- the EVI2B gene encoding protein EVI2B, with protein MDPKYFILILFCGHLNDAFCSVTEATTTEKQPQSTLFRSSMPYVSANSQSTTENPLGQPTEFNNLSSGQPITTAKVATGQPTAAAYASSGKPVAHTPAGQPLAYNVTRKPIPMANTSSQGTALPAFTSAGQLSPSAHSTRQAPPSVYTPTQQPSSIHTSSRKLISPTVHNLSIEPTPTVKSSPRATPGFILEPISENSPQATNANSIAATLIGVILTSMLVIIFLIVLWKCLRKPVLNDQNWAGRSPFADGETPDVCLDNIRENEVFTKRTSIISIMAWKPSKSTLLADDLEVKLFESNENIEESNNPKTEKIKDQANGTSEDSADGSTVGTAVSSSDDADLPPPPPPLLDLEGKESNQSDNPPVTTVSPPPNDSTNLPSSLDCLNQVCEDHNSELKQSFPPPPDSLNLTLPPEDLMKNQEDANNEIQCQESPVPPDSDQDLNESLPPPPAELAL; from the coding sequence ATGGATCCCAaatatttcatcttaattttgttttgtggACATCTGAACGATGCTTTTTGCTCAGTGACAGAAGCAACTACAACAGAGAAGCAACCACAGTCTACTTTATTTAGATCATCAATGCCATATGTCTCGGCTAATTCTCAAAGCACAACAGAGAATCCTTTGGGTCAaccaacagaattcaacaacctTTCTTCTGGACAACCAATAACAACTGCCAAGGTTGCTACTGGACAACCAACAGCAGCTGCCTATGCCTCTTCTGGGAAACCAGTAGCACATACTCCTGCTGGACAACCACTTGCCTATAATGTCACCAGAAAACCAATACCAATGGCCAACACCTCCTCCCAGGGAACAGCACTACCTGCGTTCACCTCAGCCGGACAGCTATCACCATCCGCCCATTCTACCAGACAAGCACCGCCATCTGTCTACACTCCCACTCAACAACCATCATCTATCCACACCTCTTCTAGAAAATTAATATCACCAACTGTTCATAATCTATCCATAGAACCAACACCAACTGTCAAAAGTTCACCTAGGGCTACACCAGGATTCATCCTAGAACCTATCAGTGAAAACAGCCCACAGGCTACCAATGCTAATTCAATAGCGGCCACGTTAATTGGTGTGATTCTGACTTCTATGTTGGTAATTATATTCCTGATTGTACTATGGAAATGCTTGCGAAAACCAGTGTTAAATGATCAAAATTGGGCAGGCAGGTCTCCATTTGCTGATGGTGAAACGCCTGACGTGTGTCTGGATAACATTAGAGAAAACGAAGTATTCACAAAACGTACATCAATTATTTCAATTATGGCCTGGAAACCAAGCAAAAGCACACTTTTAGCAGATGACTTAGAAGTTAAGTTGTTTGAATCAAACGAAAACATTGAAGAGTCTAACAAtcccaaaacagagaaaataaaagatcaaGCAAATGGTACATCAGAAGATAGTGCTGATGGATCAACAGTCGGCACTGCTGTTTCCTCTTCAGATGATGCAGATCTGCCTCCACCGCCTCCTCCCCTTCTTGATttggaaggaaaggagagcaaCCAATCTGACAACCCCCCAGTGACAACTGTATCTCCTCCTCCAAATGATTCCACCAATCTCCCATCATCTCTGGACTGTCTCAATCAAGTCTGTGAAGATCATAATTCTGAGCTCAAACAGTCATTTCCACCTCCCCCTGACTCACTTAACTTGACCCTGCCACCAGAAGATTTAATGAAAAACCAGGAGGATGCCAACAACGAGATCCAGTGTCAGGAGTCCCCTGTTCCTCCTGATTCTGACCAAGATCTCAATGaatccctgccacccccacctgcAGAACTTGCTTTGTAG
- the OMG gene encoding oligodendrocyte-myelin glycoprotein, which yields MALMEYQILKMSPRLFILLFLTPGILCICPLQCICTERHRHVDCSGRNLTTLPSGLQENIIHLNLSYNHFTDLHNQLTQYTNLRTLDISNNRLESLPAQLPRSLWNMSAANNNIKLLEKSDTAYQWNLKYLDVSKNMLEKVVLIKNTLRSLEVLNLSSNKLWTVPTNMPSKLHIVDLSNNSLTQILPGTLINLTNLTHLYLHNNKFTFIPDQAFDQLFQLQEITLYNNRWSCDHKQNITYLLKWMMETKAHVIGTPCSSQISSLKEHNIYPTSSGFTSSLFTVSGMQTVDTINSLSMVTQSKVTKIPKQYRTKETTFGATLSKDTTFTSTDKAFVPYPEDTSTEMINSHEAAAATLTIHLQDGMVTNTSLTSSTKSSPTPMTLSITSGMPNNFSEMPQQSTTLNLQRKETTTNVKTRLPSSLASAWKVNASFLLMLNAVVMLAV from the exons ATG GCTTTGATGGAATATCAGATATTGAAAATGTCTCCCAGGCTGTTCATCCTTCTGTTTCTCACACCTGGTATTTTATGCATTTGTCCTCTCCAATGTATATGCACCGAGAGGCACAGGCATGTGGACTGTTCAGGCAGAAACTTGACTACATTACCATCTGGACTGCAAGAGAATATTATCCATTTAAATCTGTCTTATAACCACTTTACTGATCTGCATAACCAGTTAACCCAGTACACCAATCTGAGGACCCTGGACATTTCAAACAACAGGCTTGAAAGCTTGCCTGCTCAGTTACCTCGGTCCCTCTGGAACATGTCTGCTGCTAACAACAACATTAAACTGCTTGAAAAATCTGATACTGCTTATCAGTGGAACCTTAAATATCTGGATGTTTCTAAGAATATGCTGGAAAAGGTTGTCCTCATTAAAAATACACTAAGAAGTCTTGAGGTTCTCAACCTCAGTAGTAACAAACTCTGGACAGTTCCAACCAACATGCCCTCCAAACTACATATTGTGGACCTGTCTAACAATTCCTTGACACAAATCCTTCCAGGAACATTAATAAACCTGACAAATCTCACACATCTTTACCTGCACAACAATAAGTTCACATTCATTCCAGATCAAGCTTTTGACCAACTCTTTCAGTTGCAAGAGATAACCCTTTACAATAACAGGTGGTCATGTGACCACAAACAAAACATTACTTACTTACTTAAGTGGATGATGGAAACAAAAGCCCATGTGATAGGGACTCCCTGCTCTAGCCAAATATCATCTTTGAAGGAACATAACATATACCCCACATCTTCTGGATTCACCTCAAGCTTGTTCACTGTAAGTGGGATGCAGACAGTGGACACCATTAACTCTCTGAGTATGGTAACTCAATCCAAAGTGACCAAAATACCCAAACAATATCGAACAAAGGAAACAACGTTTGGTGCCACTCTAAGCAAAGACACCACCTTTACTAGCACTGACAAGGCTTTTGTGCCCTATCCAGAAGATACATCCACAGAAATGATCAATTCACATGAAGCAGCAGCTGCAACTCTAACTATTCATCTCCAAGATGGAATGGTTACAAACACAAGCCTCACTAGCTCAACAAAATCATCCCCAACACCTATGACCCTAAGTATTACTAGTGGCATGCCAAATAATTTCTCTGAAATGCCTCAACAAAGCACAACCCTTAACTTACAGAGGAAAGAGACAACCACAAATGTAAAGACTCGCTTACCTTCTTCTCTGGCAAGTGCTTGGAAAGTAAATGCTTCATTTCTCTTAATGCTCAATGCTGTGGTCATGCTGGCTGTCTGA